Part of the Bryobacteraceae bacterium genome is shown below.
CGTCCGTGACGCGGACGGAATTGTTGGCGTTCTGGAAGAAGATCGATGAGTAGGCTTCGCCGTCGATGGACGGGTCGTAGCCGGCGTCGATCAGGGTGTGGGCCTTCTTCTCTTCCTTTGCCTTGCACCATACGAACTTCTCGACGTCCGGGTGGTCGACGTTGAGGATAACCATTTTGGCGGCGCGGCGGGTCTTGCCGCCGGACTTGATCACACCGGCGAAAGCATCGAGTCCTTTCATGAAGCTGAGGGGGCCGGAGGCGCGTCCGCCGCCGGAGAGCGCGGCGTCTTCTTCGCGGAGGGGGGAGAGGTTGCTTCCAGTGCCGGACCCGTACTTGAACAGCATGCCCTCGGTACGCGCGAGCTTGAGGATCGCCTCAAGCGAATCGCCGACGGAGTTGATGAAGCAGGCCGAGCACTGCGGGCGGTCTATCGACTTGGTGACTTCCTTCACCGCGCCGGCTTTCTCGTCGTAATACCATCCGTAGCCGCGGGACTCGTGACGGACGCCGACGTTGAACCAGACCGGCGAGTTGAAGGAGGCCTTCTGCGTGAGCATCAGGTGAGCGAGCTCATTCCGAAAGTTCTCGCCGTCTTGCTGCGAGCGGAAGTAGCGGCCGGCGATGCCCCAATCGGCGATGGTATCGACGACGCGGTGGACGAGTTGCGCCACGGAACGTTCGCGCTCGGGGGACCCGAGCTTGCCGTGGAAGTACTTGGAGGCGACGATGTTGGTGGCGGTCTGCGACCAGTCGGCCGGCACCTCCACGTCGCGTTGTTCGAAAATGACGGCGCCCTTGTCGTTGCCGATGGAGGCCGTGCGGAGCTCCCATTGAATATCGTCATAGGGACTCCGGCTGGCATCGAGCCGGGAGGTAAAGAACCGTGGGAAGGAAATTCCTACGCGTTCCTCCGGAGGTAGCGAGCGGCGAGATTCAGCGGCCGCGCGCGAAGCGAGATCTGCGGTGATTTGGCCCATAATGTTTTTGCCTTAGCTGGGGGGAAGTGACAGTGGCCATGATGACCCAATATGTAGTAGCCCGTCAAGGGGAATATCTACCTGTGGTGCTGTGGACATCGGTGTGGAAAAACCGAGCCGTCATCGAAAGTTCATAGGGTTGGCACCCATTGCGGAAGTGATTCGTGAAGCGAAATTTTTTCGCGTGTGGGGAGAGATACACTCGGCGAGCCGGTTGGCGCGCCGCTTCAATTCGCACTTCGGAATCCGTCCGCAAAGCGATGTTTGTAAACAGGTTCTAGTTCAGGAGACTGCGCCCGCGAAGCCAATCAGCGAGACGCGCCGGCCAGGAAGTGAGGGTCGCGTCGGACCATCCAAGGCCGAAGCCGTGGGGCCCTTTCTCGTAGATGTGCATTTCGGCGGGCACTCCCGCTTTGCGGAGGGCGAGGTAGAACAGGACACTATTCTCGGCGGGAACGCCACGGTCTTCGCTGGTGTGGACGAGGAAGGTCGGCGGAGTGCGCGATGTCACCTGGAGCTCGTTCGACATGAGTCGGACCGTGGCGGGGTCGGGCGAATCCCCTAAGAGATTCGTGCGGGACCCCTTATGGACGTAGGGCTCGTCGGTGAAGGTGATCACGGGATAGGTGAGGATGGCGAAATCGGGCCTGGAGGAAGCGCGGTCGATGAGGTCGGCCGAGGCGGCGTTGCCGTCGTCGAAGTGGGTGGCGGCGGAGGAGGCGAGGTGGCCGCCGGCGGAGAAGCCCCAGATGCCGATGCGGTCCGGCGCGATACCGAGGGAGGCGGCACGGGAGCGGACGGTGCGGATCGCACGTTGCGCGTCGCCGAGTTCGACGGGGTGGTGATACTTGGGGCCGAGGCGGTACTTGAGAACGAAGGCGGCGATGCCGAGCGAGTTGAGCCAGCGGGCGACCTGATCGCCTTCATGATCCATGGCGAGATTCCGGTAGCCGCCGCCCGGGCAGACGACGACGGCGGTTCCGTTGGGTCTCGCTGGCCCGTTCGCGGGGACTGCGTAGTAGGCGAGGGTGGGGATATCGGGTTCGGCCGAGCCCTGGGCGCCCGGCGCGCCGTTGGGCCAAAGCGGTTCCGCTTTGGGCGGGGGACCGCCACGCTGTGCGAGGAGAGTTCCGGCGAGCAGAAGGCCGGCGGCGCTACTCCATGCGATAGTTGGGAGCTTCTTTGGTGATGATGACGTCGTGAACATGGCTTTCCCTCAGGGCTGCCACGGTCACGCGAAGGAACTTCGCCCGCTGCTGGAGTTCGGGGATCGTGGCGCAACCGCAGTATCCCATACCGGAACGAAGTCCGCCGACCAGTTGAAACACGAGTTCGCCGAGCAAGCCTTTGTAGGGGACGCGCCCCTCAATGCCTTCGGGGACGAGTTTCGAGGCGGCGACACCTTCCTGGGCGTAGCGTTCGCCGGAGCCTTGGCTCATGGCGCCCATGGAGCCCATGCCGCGATAGCTCTTGAAGGTGCGGCCCTGAAAAAGGATCGTCTCGCCGGGGCTTTCTTCCGTGCCGGCGAGGAGGCTGCCGATCATCACGCAATCGGCGCCGGCGGCGATTGCCTTCGTGATGTCACCGGAGTACTTGATGCCGCCGTCGGCGATGATGGGGACGCCGGCGTCGCGGGCGGCCTTGGAGGCTTCGGCGACGGCGGTGATCTGCGGGACGCCGGCGCCGGAGACGACGCGGGTTGTGCAGATGGAGCCCGGGCCGATGCCGACCTTGATGCCGTCGACGCCGAGGGCGATGAGGTCGCGGGCGCCTTCGTAGGTCCCGACATTGCCGGCGACGAGTTCCACTTCCGGGAGTGCGCGTTTGACGGCGACAACCGCTTCCATCACGCGTTCGCTATGAGCGTGGGCGGTGTCGATGACGATGACGTCGACCTTGCGGCGGACCAGTTCCTGGGCGCGTTCGAGGAAGTCGCCGGTGGCGCCGATGGCTGCTCCAGCGCGAAGGCGGCCCTGGCTATCCTTGGCCGCGTTCGGGTACTTCAACTTCTTCTGAATGTCCTTGACCGTGATGAGGCCCTTCAGCATGTAGTGGTCGTCGACCACGAGGAGTTTTTCGACACGATGCTGATGAAGGATGGCCTCGGCCTGTTCGAGGGTGGTGCCGACCGGAACGGTGATGAGGTCGGACTTGGTCATGACATCGGCGACGGGGAGGTCGTAACGGCTTTCGAACCGGAGGTCGCGATTGGTGAGGATGCCGACGAGTTTGCCGCTTTCGTCGGTGACGGGGACGCCGGAGATGCGGAAGCGACGCATGAGGTCGAGGGCGTCGGCGATTTTCTGATCCGGCTGAATAGTCACCGGGTCGACGATCATGCCGGCTTCCGAGCGTTTGACGCGATCGACCTCTTCGGCCTGACGCTCGATGGACATGTTCCGGTGGATGATGCCAATGCCGCCCTCACGGGCCAGGGCGATGGCGAGATGGGACTCGGTGACCGTGTCCATGGCGGAACTGGACACGGGGATATTGAGCGCGATTTTCCTCGTGAAGAAGGTGCGCGTGTCGGCCTGGGTGGGCATGACCGCGCTACGCGATGGAACAAGGACAACGTCGTCGAAAGTGAGGCCTTCGGCCACAGTATCCAGGATCATCGTTAGTGGTCAGGATAGCACGGGTGGTGCGGATGAGAGGACTTGAACCTCCACTCCCTTTCGGGAACCAGATCCTAAGTCTGGCGCGTCTGCCAGTTTCGCCACATCCGCGGGCAGGGAAGCGTTCTCATCATAGCACCGATGGGAGAGCCCGGGCCGGTCTGAAAGTCTCTGTAAGTGATGTTGAAACCCAGCCGTTTTTCAGATATAGTCGGATCATTACTCAAAGTGAGGTTTTCATGACTTCGAAATCATGCCGTGGGCCCGCGGCGGCTTTGATGACTTTCTTAGGGTTTGTTCCTTCCCTATATGCACAGGCTCCGGCGCTTGCCGCGGAAGCCCCGGTAGTGCATGGCGCCACGTTCCAGGAGGGCTTTGCGCCCGGGGGGTGGGTGACGATTCGTGGCACGAATCTATCGCCGGCAACGCGTATCTGGGCAGGGGCCGATTTCGACGGCAACAAACTGCCTGAGCGCCTGGAAGGCGTTAGTGTCAAAATTAACGGTAAGGCAGCCTACATTTATTTCGTAAGCCCGACGCAACTAAACGTACTCGCCCCGGACGACGACGGGGCGGGCTTGGTGGACGTCGAGGTGACGACGCCGGGCGGGACGGCGCAAACTCGGGCTATGCTCAAGCAGGCCGCGCCGGGATTTTTCGCCTTCGATCCCTTCAACAAGCGATACGCGGCCGTGGTGCACCTGGATGGGACCCTCGCCGGGCCGGCGAACCTCTATGGCGGGCAAGTGACCGTCCGTCCACTGGCGCGCGGCGGGCGGGCGCTGGCGTTTGGAACCGGTTTCGGGAACACCGCGCCGATGCTGCCGGCGGCACTGATCGTCCCGGCGCCAGCTCCACTCGGGCAGATGCCGACGCTGACCCTGGGCGGGCGGCCGCTGACGACCGAGTTCGCGGGGCGATCGGGTTCCGGGCTTGACCAATTCAATATTGTGGTGGCGGCCGATGCCACGGCCGGCGACCAGTTGCTGGCGGCGCAATCGGGCACTTCGCGATCGCAAGACAATCTGTACGTATGCATTGGGACTGATGCGCCGGCAAGTCTCGGGATTGCGAGGGACACGGTGTCGCTCTCGGTGGCCGCCAACGGAGCGGCGCCGTCCGAGACGGTGGGCGTCACGAGTTCCGGCGAGGCTCTGGGGTGGATCGCGGCGGTGGACACCGCGCCGCGCCCGGCGTGGCTCACAGTGACGCCGAACGGCAATACGGGCAGTTCGCTGACGATCACGGCGAACCCTGCCGGGCTCGCTCCCGGCGCCTACAGCGCGACGATCTCGGTGAGTTCCTGCGCGGCGAGCAACGACCCGCGGCGGATTACGGTGAACTTCACGGTGACCGGCGGAACGCCGGCGCCGACGCTTTCCGTAGCGCCGATGACGCTGACCTTTACGGCGACGGCGGGAACGAACCCGGCGGCGCAGAGCCTCAATGTGACTTCGAGCGGAGCGGCGCTCGCCTTTACGGCCACGGCTTCGGCGAATACGGGTGGCAACTGGCTGACGGTTTCGCCCGCTTCGGGCAATACACCGGCTACTTTGTCGGTGGCGGCCAACGTCACCGGCCTCGCGGCTGGAACGTACGAAGGATCCGTGCGAGTGACGGCGGCGGGCGGGGCGCCGCTTGCGGTGGCGGTGCGGCTGACGGTGAACGCGGCCGGCGGCGGGACTACGGTGACGCGAGTTCCCAAAATCACATCGATCAACCCGCGATTCGTGCCGGCAGGTTCGGTGTTTTCGCTCGAGATCACCGGGGAGAACCTGGACGATGCCTACCGCTTGAACATCTTCAACAACGTCCAGACGGACTGGGCCACCCTACGGGCGACCGCGACGCGAGTGACCGTGAACGTGGCGGTGGGAGCCGCGGCGAGACCGGGGTCCCGCAACGTTTCGATCAGCACGCCGCAGGGGGATTCGAACGCCGTGCCGCTGGTGATCGGCACAACCGCCGGCGCGCAGCCGGCCGGGAGCCCGGCGGAGATTTCCAATGTGGCCGTGACGTCGACCGCGAACGCGAACATGGCGACGATCAGCCTCCGTTTGAACTTCACCGATGCCGACGGCGACATCCGGTTCAGCGAATCCGACGGGCTCATCTCGGCCATTTTGGTGACGCCGCTGACGCCGAACAATCCCGGGTGCGCCGATGTATTCCTGGGCGACTCACTGGAACGGCCAAACCTGAAATCGGGCCAGATCATCTTCAGCGACACCTACAGTTTCGTCACCGAGTTGCGGAACGTGAACCTGGCGGTGTACCTGATCGATTCGAAGTTCAATGTGAGCAACGTGGCGATGGTGAATGTGCCGTTCTACCATACCGATTGCAACCTGAAACCGCTGGCCAATCGCGCTCCGACGATCTCCAATATCCAGGCCAGTTCGGTGGCGCAGGCGAATCAGGCGACCCAGCAGGGGAGCTTCGACTTCACCGACCCGAATGGCGACATCCGGAATTCCGGCTTTACACAGCTCTGGATCCTCCCGCGCGTAGCGGGCAATGTACGGAACTGTTTCGACGTCTTGCGTGGGAGCTTCCTCGACCGGCCGGAGCAGACTACAGGCCGGATCAACTTCAGCTTCACCTTTAACTACGTCACCGAGTTGCGCGGCGGCGTCCCGCTCGAGCTGGTGTTGTTCGACGCCGAAGGGAATCCGAGTCCGGTGGGTACGGTGACGGCGCCGAGCTGGCATACCCTGTGCGACATCGCAGGCGGGTTCAAACCGGCCGGCGAGAAGGGGCCGAAGGTGGTGGACGCGCAGCCGGCCGTGCAGTCGCTGTGGATGGAAGATCTGGCAGGGACGTCGGAGCGGCACCCGCGCTGGGTTGCGTTGCCCTAGCTGGCGGCGGCGAGGGCGAGCCGGCGGTTAGCGGCCGTTTGCGCCGCCGGCGTCCAGGTGCGAAGCTCGCGGATGCGGGCCGAAGTATGGCCGCAGGCGCACTTTTCCCAATCGAGCTCCCCGCCGAGGCGAGTTC
Proteins encoded:
- a CDS encoding alpha/beta hydrolase: MFTTSSSPKKLPTIAWSSAAGLLLAGTLLAQRGGPPPKAEPLWPNGAPGAQGSAEPDIPTLAYYAVPANGPARPNGTAVVVCPGGGYRNLAMDHEGDQVARWLNSLGIAAFVLKYRLGPKYHHPVELGDAQRAIRTVRSRAASLGIAPDRIGIWGFSAGGHLASSAATHFDDGNAASADLIDRASSRPDFAILTYPVITFTDEPYVHKGSRTNLLGDSPDPATVRLMSNELQVTSRTPPTFLVHTSEDRGVPAENSVLFYLALRKAGVPAEMHIYEKGPHGFGLGWSDATLTSWPARLADWLRGRSLLN
- the guaB gene encoding IMP dehydrogenase encodes the protein MILDTVAEGLTFDDVVLVPSRSAVMPTQADTRTFFTRKIALNIPVSSSAMDTVTESHLAIALAREGGIGIIHRNMSIERQAEEVDRVKRSEAGMIVDPVTIQPDQKIADALDLMRRFRISGVPVTDESGKLVGILTNRDLRFESRYDLPVADVMTKSDLITVPVGTTLEQAEAILHQHRVEKLLVVDDHYMLKGLITVKDIQKKLKYPNAAKDSQGRLRAGAAIGATGDFLERAQELVRRKVDVIVIDTAHAHSERVMEAVVAVKRALPEVELVAGNVGTYEGARDLIALGVDGIKVGIGPGSICTTRVVSGAGVPQITAVAEASKAARDAGVPIIADGGIKYSGDITKAIAAGADCVMIGSLLAGTEESPGETILFQGRTFKSYRGMGSMGAMSQGSGERYAQEGVAASKLVPEGIEGRVPYKGLLGELVFQLVGGLRSGMGYCGCATIPELQQRAKFLRVTVAALRESHVHDVIITKEAPNYRME